The Rhodoligotrophos appendicifer sequence GATCCTGGCGGCGCCGTGCATTCCATCGGTTTCGAGCGGGACCTGCCAACCCTGCCACGATCGGGCGGGAATGCCCATCTCCTGCAGGACGATGGCGGTGAGGCCCGCGGTCACTTGCTCACCCGATGCAACGACGGCATCATATTCGCGCGCATCGTGGAGGGCGGCGGCCTCGCGTGTCCAGCCCACCAGCCGGTCCGTCGTGCCGGCCATGGCGGAAACGACGACGGCGACTTCGTGACCGGCATTGACCTCTCGGGCCACATGGCGCGCGACATTGCGGATGCGGGCGATATCCGCAACCGACGTCCCGCCGAACTTCATGACCAGACGGCCCATGACCCGCCTTTGACGCGGCGCAAAGAGCCGCGACCCTTAGATGAATTGTGACCCGACATATGAGAGAATCTGACCCCAGCCGGCGGCCGTAGTCATACTCATCGCCCCTCGGATATGCAATTAGTACGTGGCGATAAAAAGCGAGAAGGATCCATGGCAACGCCCCGCTCCGTAAAACGAACGACGATCGACGACGGTGAGGTCGCAAAATTCTCGGCCCTGGCGGCGCAATGGTGGGACCCCAAGGGCAAGTTTGCGGTCTTGCACAAGTTCAATCCTGTGCGCCTGGGCTACATCAAATCCCAGCTCTGCGCCCAGTTTGACCGAGACGACCTCTCCCTCAAGCCTTTCGCGGGACTGCGCATCCTGGACATAGGGTGCGGCGGCGGCCTGCTCTGCGAACCCATGGCACGGTTGGGAGCGACTGTTGTGGGCGTCGATCCCGCAGAAAAGAATATTCGCACCGCCCAGGTGCACGCGGAAGATCAGGGCCTCGCCATCGATTATCGCGTCGCCACGGCCGAAGCATTGGCGGATGCGGGCGAGCGCTTCGACGTGATCCTCAACATGGAGGTCATTGAACATGTGGCGAACCCTGAGCACTTTGTCGCCCGCTGCGCCGAAATGCTGGTTCCGGGGAGTCTGATGTTCATCGCGACCATCAATCGGAGCCTCAGGTCCTTTGCCTTGGCCATTGTCGGCGCCGAGTATGTGCTGGGCTGGCTCCCGCGCGGCACCCATCAATGGGAGAAGTTCATAACGCCCGCAGAGCTCGAAGCCATGACGGTCGCAGCAGGGCTGGCGACCCGGGATGTGACGGGGGTCATTTACAACCCGCTGGCCTCGAGCTGGAAACGCTCCGAGGATAGCTCCGTCAACTACATGATGCTGGCGGAACGCATCTAATTGCCGTCTTCGGGCAGTCTCGGCAGAGCTTGGATCTGGATTCCCTCTTCGACCAGCGCATGGGCATCCTCCGCAGTGGCCTCGCCATAGATGCTGCGCTGTTCGGCCTCGTCGTAATGCATCTTGCGGGCTTCTTCGGCGAAACGGGGGCCGACATTCTCCGAATTCGCCTCGATATGCTTCTTGATGCTGCGCAGCGCCTCGATCATGGCGGCCAACCGTGGATCCGGCGCCGGGGCGGCGACGAAGCTCGCGGCCTCCACCGGACTTTGAGCCTGGCCCCCGACGCTGGGAGACATGATCGCTTTCTTGACGTCCGCCGTCCCGCAATGAGGGCAGGTGACGAGGGAGGCGTCCAGCTGCCGGTCGAAGCCGGCAATGCTCCCGAACCACCCGTCGAATTCGTGGCCCTCGCTGCAGATCAGGTCATAACGGATCATGAGGCGACCTTGAGCTTCCCTCGGCTGTCTTCGGCCACGGAAAACCGCCGGCCATGGGTGAGGGACGGCACACGCCCACGCGCCTGACGCACCGCCGCCATGTCGACCTCCGCCAGGATCACTCCAGGTTCGGTCCCGGCTTCCGCGAGCACGTCTCCCCATGGCGACACGATCAGGCTGTGACCATAGGTTTCACGACCGCTGTCATGGGTCCCGCCCTGGGCAGGGGCGATCACGAAGGCGCCATTCTCGATGGCCCGAGCCCGCAACAAGATGTGCCAGTGGGCTTCTCCCGTCTGCCGCGTGAAGGCGGCCGGGACCGTCAGCACCGAGGCACCCTGCTCCGCAAGGCTGCGGTAAAGGTGGGGGAAGCGCAGATCATAGCAGACGGTCATCCCCAGGGTGGCCCATGGCAGATCCGTCACCACGGCCCTGTCTCCTGGTTCGAAGCTGTTCGACTCGCGATAGCTCTCCCCATTGGCCAGATCCACATCGAACATGTGGATCTTGTCGTACCAGGCTGCGACCTCGCCCTGCGGGTTGATGAGAAAGGAGCGATTCGCCGCCTTGGCGCCGACTTTGACCGGCAGGGAGCCGATGAGCAGCCAGATGGAGAGTTCACGCGCCCGCGCCGACAGTCTGGCAAGCGCGATGTCTTCCTCGGGAGCGGTAAGGCTCGCAAGCAGCTTCTGCTTGTCCTGTTCGATGATCGACGTCATCTCCGGCGTTCCGATGAATTCGGCGCCAGAGCGGGCGGCTTCGGTGATCAAGGCCTCGGCGGCCTCGATGTTGAGCAACACGTCGCGGCCGGAGCACATCTGCACGCAGGCGACGGTGAATGTGCTGGCCGTTTGATCGGTCACCATGGCCTCAAGACGCTTGCAGCAAGGGGTCGAGCTTGCCCGCACGGTCCATGGCGTTCATGTCGTCAAATCCGCCCACATGTGTCTCACCGATGAAGATCTGGGGCACGGTTCGCTGTCCATTGGCGCGCTGGGTCATCGACTGCCGCAATTCGGGCTGACCGGAGACGTCGATCTCCTCGAATGGCACGCCCTTTCTGCCGAGGAGATCCTTGGCAGCATGGCAGTACGGGCAAAAGCTCGTCGTATAGATCGTCACTTTAGGCATGGATCACTCGGCAGCACGGGGACCATGTGACGCAAATGCGCCTTCCGATCGTCATATATGGATGCGGGCGGGGTCGAACACAAGCGCGAAGACGAGCACGTCAACGGCTCTGGCCCCCGCTTTCATGCATGTTTCCGCACAGGCTTCGGTGGTGGCCCCGGTCGTCAGGACGTCGTCCACCAACACGATGCGGCGACCCTCGATCCGCGCGCGGCCCTTCTCCGAAATGGCAAAGGCTCGCTTCACGTTCTTGCGCCGCGCATGGTCGTTGAGGGACGTCTGCGACTGCGTCGCTTTCACCCGCCTCAACGAAAACAGGTCGACCGGGCGCCCGCTCAGCTTTGCAAGCCGCTGAGCGAGCACGGCCGACTGATTGTAACGCCGCGTCCAAAGTCGTCCCCGGTGGAGGGGCACCGGCATGATGAGGTCGCATTCTCTCAAGAGCTGAGCACCGGATCGCGCCATCATCCGGCTCATCAGCTCGAACACTTCATGCCGGTCCCCGTATTTGGCGGCATGAATGAGCGTCCGGGAGACGTCGTCGAAGATCACGGCCCCGCGGGCTCGATTGAACTTCGGGGGCCGTGCCAGCGCCAGGGCACTCACCGCGCCCTCGCCCGGATCATAGGCGAACGGCACTCCAAGGCGATTGCAGAGCGGTGCGTCGATGACCGTCAGTTTCTGCCAGCACGATGCACACAGAGCGCGCGGCGTCGCGATCTCCTCTTTGCAGGAGAGGCACTGTGGCGGCAGCACGAGATCCACGACGAGACGGCCCATGCTGCCGGCGATGTTGAAAAGAGAGTCCATCCCCGACCTCCTCGCCAATCACGCCGGAGCCCGGTGATCGAAAGCAAGGTCCCCGAAAGCTATCCACATTTCCTCCAAAGGAAATCCACAGCTCTTCCACAAGCGCTCTGGCGGTTTGGGCCGTCAGGGCCATATTGAGTTCTATGAAGCCGACGCCCGATTCCGGTAACGCCTTTCCGATCGTCTTTGACCGGCGCCTCGTACGTGCCAGGAGGTCACGGGCGCTCCGGCAGTTGAAGGATGTGGATTTCCTCACGGACGCGGTGATTCCGGAATTGGCCGACAGGCTGGCCTTGATCAACCGCACATTCGAGATGGGCATGGTCATGGGGGCCGGTGCCGCTCACATCGCGCGGGGCCTGGCGTCAGCGGGACGGATCGAACGCATGATCGTCGCCGATGTCGCGGCAGCCAACGATGCCGACCTCGTCTGCGATGATGAAGTTCTGCCCTTGGCGCCGGAAAGCCTCGACTGTCTCGTCAGTGGTCTGGCCTTCCACTGGATCAACGACCTTCCCGGAAGTCTCGTTCAGATGCGGCGGGCATTGAAAGCGGATGGTCTGCTTCTCGCAGCTCTCTTTGGCGGCGAAACTCTGTTCGAGCTGCGGACATCCTTGCTGATGGCCGAGGCCGACAGTCCGTTCGGTGCCGCCCCGCGGGTCTCGCCCTTCCTTGATGTCCGCGATGCGGGAGCACTGCTGCAGCGCGCAGGCTTCGCTCTGCCGGTGGTGGACTCCGATCGCCTGACCGTCCGCTATCCCGACCCGCTCGCCTTGATGCGCGAATTGCGGCTGTTGGGCGCGACCAACGCGATGGTGGACCGGAGCCGCCGGCCCCTGACGCGCAGCGTCCTCATGAAGGCCTGCGAGCATTACGCCGCCCACTTCTCCGACCCCGATGGAAAGGTGAGGGCGACCTTCCAGGTCTTGTACCTCACGGGCTGGGCTCCCCACGAGAGCCAGCAGAAGCCGCTGCGCCCAGGGAGCGCCACGGCTCGGCTCGCCGATGCCTTGCAGACCGTCGAGAAGAACTTTCCCGCGCGCTAGCTGAAGGCCTCAGAGAGCGTCCCGCAGATGCGGGATGAGCGGCAGATCGGCGGGGGGCATGGGATAGTCCCGCATCCGCTGCGGCTTGACCCAGGCCAGCTCTTGAGCCTCTTGAGCGGCAACAGTGCCCGACCAGCGGCGGCAGATATAAAGCGGCATCAACAGATGGAAGTGCTCATAGGCATGACTGGCGAACGTCAAGGGCGCCAGACAGGCGGCGGAGACCTCGATCCCGAGCTCTTCCCGCAGCTCTCGGATCAGGGCGATCTCCGGCGTCTCGTCCGGCTCCACCTTTCCGCCGGGAAATTCCCAGAGACCAGCCAAGGCCTTGCCTTCCGGGCGCTTCGCAAGCAGCACCCGGCCATCGGCGTCCACGAGAGCGCAAGCTGCCACCAGGACCATCTTCATCGGCCAGGCACCCCGGCGGCTTCGACTGTCGGTCTCAGCTGCGATAATCCGCATTGATGTCG is a genomic window containing:
- a CDS encoding ComF family protein, encoding MDSLFNIAGSMGRLVVDLVLPPQCLSCKEEIATPRALCASCWQKLTVIDAPLCNRLGVPFAYDPGEGAVSALALARPPKFNRARGAVIFDDVSRTLIHAAKYGDRHEVFELMSRMMARSGAQLLRECDLIMPVPLHRGRLWTRRYNQSAVLAQRLAKLSGRPVDLFSLRRVKATQSQTSLNDHARRKNVKRAFAISEKGRARIEGRRIVLVDDVLTTGATTEACAETCMKAGARAVDVLVFALVFDPARIHI
- a CDS encoding carbon-nitrogen hydrolase family protein, producing MVTDQTASTFTVACVQMCSGRDVLLNIEAAEALITEAARSGAEFIGTPEMTSIIEQDKQKLLASLTAPEEDIALARLSARARELSIWLLIGSLPVKVGAKAANRSFLINPQGEVAAWYDKIHMFDVDLANGESYRESNSFEPGDRAVVTDLPWATLGMTVCYDLRFPHLYRSLAEQGASVLTVPAAFTRQTGEAHWHILLRARAIENGAFVIAPAQGGTHDSGRETYGHSLIVSPWGDVLAEAGTEPGVILAEVDMAAVRQARGRVPSLTHGRRFSVAEDSRGKLKVAS
- the grxC gene encoding glutaredoxin 3, yielding MPKVTIYTTSFCPYCHAAKDLLGRKGVPFEEIDVSGQPELRQSMTQRANGQRTVPQIFIGETHVGGFDDMNAMDRAGKLDPLLQAS
- a CDS encoding methyltransferase domain-containing protein — encoded protein: MKPTPDSGNAFPIVFDRRLVRARRSRALRQLKDVDFLTDAVIPELADRLALINRTFEMGMVMGAGAAHIARGLASAGRIERMIVADVAAANDADLVCDDEVLPLAPESLDCLVSGLAFHWINDLPGSLVQMRRALKADGLLLAALFGGETLFELRTSLLMAEADSPFGAAPRVSPFLDVRDAGALLQRAGFALPVVDSDRLTVRYPDPLALMRELRLLGATNAMVDRSRRPLTRSVLMKACEHYAAHFSDPDGKVRATFQVLYLTGWAPHESQQKPLRPGSATARLADALQTVEKNFPAR
- the ubiG gene encoding bifunctional 2-polyprenyl-6-hydroxyphenol methylase/3-demethylubiquinol 3-O-methyltransferase UbiG, whose translation is MATPRSVKRTTIDDGEVAKFSALAAQWWDPKGKFAVLHKFNPVRLGYIKSQLCAQFDRDDLSLKPFAGLRILDIGCGGGLLCEPMARLGATVVGVDPAEKNIRTAQVHAEDQGLAIDYRVATAEALADAGERFDVILNMEVIEHVANPEHFVARCAEMLVPGSLMFIATINRSLRSFALAIVGAEYVLGWLPRGTHQWEKFITPAELEAMTVAAGLATRDVTGVIYNPLASSWKRSEDSSVNYMMLAERI
- a CDS encoding (deoxy)nucleoside triphosphate pyrophosphohydrolase, whose protein sequence is MKMVLVAACALVDADGRVLLAKRPEGKALAGLWEFPGGKVEPDETPEIALIRELREELGIEVSAACLAPLTFASHAYEHFHLLMPLYICRRWSGTVAAQEAQELAWVKPQRMRDYPMPPADLPLIPHLRDAL
- a CDS encoding DUF1178 family protein, whose translation is MIRYDLICSEGHEFDGWFGSIAGFDRQLDASLVTCPHCGTADVKKAIMSPSVGGQAQSPVEAASFVAAPAPDPRLAAMIEALRSIKKHIEANSENVGPRFAEEARKMHYDEAEQRSIYGEATAEDAHALVEEGIQIQALPRLPEDGN